The window AATCCTTCAAACTACTTTTCCTAGTGACAGACTTTTTCATTGCTCTTACAAGTTTTGTCTTTGCTTATGTCATTCGTTACTATCTATCTCCTGATTCTTCATTTCAAATCCAAACAATCGAACCTATTAATTATTTGATTTTAGGGATTGTGCTTGGTTTTTCACAAGTTTTGGCATTTCTATCGATTGATTTATACCATCCAAGAAGAGGTTTATCATTTTCCGATGAACTCTTTGCGATCATCACGGGAGTCATCTTAAATTTACTTGTAGTGTTATCGTTATTATTTTTCTTTCGTGGAGAAAGTTTTTCAAGGCTTGTGATTGGTTACTTTGCAGTTTGTACAGTAATCCTAACTTCCTTTTCTCATTTTGTTTTACGTTCGCTAATGCAGTATTTACGCAGCAAAGGATTCAATCTAAAATCTGTCCTCATCATTGGAACAGGTAAATCTGCGAGTAACTTCTCAGAAACTCTTAGGAAACATTCGATTTACGGTTATACGGTCAAAGGATTTGTTGCAGGGAAAAAGAATTTATCTTCTAAAAAACTTCATACAGTCACAACCACTGGGAAATTGGAATCTTATGTAGAAGAAAACAATATTGATCTAATTGTTTATGCACTTTCCCACGAAGAAGGAGATTCCTTAAAAGAAGTCATAGACATTGCTGACTTCCATGGGATCGATTTAAAAGTAATTCCTAGTTACGAAGAAATCGTCACAGCCAAAGGACGAGTGGAAGTATTAGATGGAATTCCAATCATTTCTATTCGCAATATCCCGCTGCGATTAGGATATAATTTAGTCCTTAAAAGAAGTTTTGATATATTGTTTTCTTTATTTTTCATTCTTCTTTTTAGTCCTTTTTATCTTCTGATAGCCTTACTTGTAAAATTAACAAGTAAGGGCCCCGTTTTTTACAAACAGGAACGAGTAGGGCTTGATAACAAAGTATTCGGAATGATAAAATTCCGATCCATGGTTGTGCAAACAAAAGAAAAATCGGATACACTTTGGACAGTCAAAGATGACCCACGTGTCACTGCCGTTGGTGCCGTATTACGAAAGTTATCTCTAGATGAAACACCACAGTTTTTTAACGTATTACTCGGGGACATGTCTGTTGTGGGGCCAAGACCAGAACGTCCTTTTTATGTAGAAAAATTTCGAAATGAACACCAACAATACATGAGACGCCATGCAGCAAAAGCGGGAATTACAGGTTGGGCACAAGTGCAAGGTTTTCGGGGAGACACCTCCATCGAAAAACGAATCGAAGCAGATATTTTTTATATAGAAAACTGGTCACTCCTTCTCGATATCAAAATCATTTTACTCACACCTCTAAAAACAATTATAGATAGGAATGCATACTGAGGAAAACTTATGGATGAAAAAGAATTAAAAAACATTGCCAACTTGGCAAAACTTAACATTGAAGAAAAGGAAGTATCATCAATGTTAAGTGATTTTTCTCGGATTGTACAATACGTGGATGAAATCAAAAACCTTGATACCTCCAGCGTAGGTGATGATGAAATATATGAACAAATCTTTTATGAACTAAGAAAAGACTTAGCTGAAAATGGTTTAAAAAGAGATGATTTAGCTAAAATTGCTCCTTCCTATGAAAATGGTTATGTTGTGGTTCCCAAGGTAATTGAAACATGAAAGATTTAATATTTCTCACTTATTCCGAAATCAAAGCCAAACTAAATGACGGTTCATTAAAATCAAAAGATTTAGTTTCTGCTTATCTCGAACGAATCGAAGGTGCTGATTCCAAAGTAAAAGCATTTTTGGAAATCAATAAAGATCATATCTTAAAACAAGCTGAAGAAAGTGACAATCGAAGGAAGTCCGGAAAGTTACTTTCTGAGTTTGATGGAATTCCTATTGGAATCAAAGACAATATTTGTATCACTGGCGAAATCACATCTTGTTCTTCCCGAATTTTAGAAAATTTTCGTTCTCCTTATGATGCATCCGTAATCCAAAAACTCAAAGACAAAGGATTTGTTTTCTTCCCTAGACTCAATATGGATGAATTTGCCATGGGTTCATCTACAGAAAACAGTGCTTTCCAAACCACAAAAAATCCTTTTGATACAAGTCGTATTCCTGGAGGATCTAGCGGTGGTTCGGCGGCAGCTGTGGCAGCCTCTATGTTACCAGTTTCTCTCGGATCAGATACCGGTGGTTCGATCCGCCAGCCTGCAGCTCTCTGCGGAATCTGGGGATTAAAACCTACATATGGTCGTGTGTCTCGGTATGGACTCATTGCTTATGCATCAAGCCTAGATCAAATTGGTCCCTTTTCCAATGATTTACAAGGGATTTCCGATTTGCTAGAAATCATTTCAGGTCTTGATCCCAAAGACCAAACCACAGCCAAAGTAAATCACTTTGAGGCCAATTCAGTTTCTTCTGTTGATTGGAAAGGAAAACGAATTGGAGTGATGAAGTCAGAAGAATTTAATTTTTCACCAGACGTAAACAAACGTTATACGGATCTTTTAAAAGAATTGGAATCCAAAGGAGCCACTCTCGTTCCTCTTGATTTTTCCCTTTTAAAGTATGCCATTCCGGTTTATTATTTAATTGCTACTGCAGAATGTTCGTCGAACCTCAGCCGGTTTGATGGAATTCGTTACGGACTACGCAAAGAAGGCAGTGGAAAATTGGATGATTTGTATTCTGAATCCAGAACCCAAGGTTTTGGTCCCGAAGTCAAACGCCGAATTTTACTCGGAACTTTTTCCTTAAGTTCTGGTTATTACGATGCTTATTATGGAAAAGCCCAGAAAGCAAGAGTTCTCATTCGTAAACAATATGCAGAATTTTTTAAATCGGTTGATATCATTTTCCAACCTACATCACCTACAACAGCATTCAAGGTAGGTGAAAAAACTAAAGATCCAATCCAAATGTACCAAGCAGATATCCTTACCACTTCGGTCAATTTAGCAGGAGTTCCTGCCATTAGTTGTCCTGCAGGTGTAGATTCCACTGGGCTCCCGATTGGATTACAAATTACTTCTTCTCATTTTGATGAATCCAAACTTTTAAGTTATGCAAAATCTGTTTCTGAACTAGAAATTACAAAATTACCACTCCCGAAAGAGATCACCTAACATGGATGAGCTAACCAAAAGAGTCATCCCTTGTTTGGATATCAAAGGAGGAAGGGTAGTCAAAGGTGTTCAATTTGTAAATTTAATTGATGCCGGAGATCCCGTCTCTTGTGCTGTTGCTTATGAAGAAAACAAAGCAGATGAACTTTGTTTTTTGGATATCACAGCTTCATCCGACAAAAGAGATATTCTTTTAAATTTAGTAGAACAAGTTGCCAATAAACTTTTTATCCCTTTTACAGTTGGTGGCGGGATTCGTACCATAGAAGACGTAAAAGCAGTATTAAATAAAGGTGCGGATAAAGTTTCTATCAATACCAGTGCCTTTCAAAATCCGAAATTACTCAAAGATTCGAGTGAAATTTATGGATCACAATGTATTGTTTGCGCTATAGACGTCAAATTCCATCCAGAAAGAAAAAGGTACGAAGTGTACTTGAATGGTGGTCGGTTAGAAACTGGTAGAGATGCACTCGATTGGGGAAAAGAAGCCTTCGAAATGGGCGCAGGTGAAATTTTACTGACTTCCATGGACAAAGATGGAACCAAAGACGGATTTGATATCACACTCATGAAATCCTTCACCTCCAATCTTTCGATTCCGATCATTGCTTCTGGTGGTGCTGGAAATCCTGAACATATGGCAGAAGTCATTTTACGTGGCGGAGCAGATGCAGTTCTTGCAGCTTCCATATTCCACTTTGGAGAATTTTCTATCCAAGAAACCAAACAAACTATGAAAGAGATGGGAATCAAAGTGCGACTATGATTCCTTTCCACATTTTTGATACCTTACTTTTTTTATTTCCCTTTGTAGTCATTTTATTCCTTCTCCTTCGTTTTCGTTCGAAACAAAAATCCACAAAAGAATATTTCCAGGCCGAAGGGAGTTTGTCTTGGTTTGTTGCAGGCACTGCGATGGTGGCCACAACATTTGCTGCTGATACACCTCTTGCGGTAACAGAGATCATAAGAGGTCAAGGGATTGCGGGAAATTGGATCTGGTGGTATATGGCGGTTGGTGGTTTTGTCACCGTTTTTTTCTTTTCCAAACTTTGGAAACGTTCTGGTGCCTCTACTGATTTGGAACTTATAGGCCTTAGATACAGCGGGAAAGAAGCAAATTTCCTACGAGGAATCAAAGCCTTTGTCATTGGTTTTTTACTAAACCTAGTCATCCTTGGTTGGGTCAATCTCGCGATGTTAAAAATCATTCCCGTATTTTTTCCAGAATGGACACCATCTCATATACTCATCTATTTATTGTTATTTGGCGTTTTTTACACATCGATCGCAGGACTTCGCGGGATTTCTTACATTGATGTTTTCCAATTCTTTTTAGCTTGGATCGGTTGTATCCTCTTTGCTTATTTTGCGGTCAACTTACCATCCATTGGCGGACTCGATGGTCTAAGATCCAAACTTGACAGCAGTAAAATTTTATTTTTTCCCAACGGAAGTTCAGGAACACTCCCTTGGGATCATTTTTTAATCTTACTAACAGTTCTTTGGTGGTCGAGTTGGTATCCTGGCTCTGAACCAGGTGGTGGGGGATATATTGCTCAAAGAATCCTTGCTACCAAAAATGAAAATGCAGCACTCAAAGGTTCTCTTTGGTTTGTGATTGCTCATTATTTTGTTCGTCCCTGGCCTTGGATTCTTGTTGCACTTGTTTCCGTAATTCTTTATCCAAATTTGTCAGATAAGGAAAGTGGAAAAGGATTTCTTATGGTTTTACAAGAGGGAATGCCTAAGGGGATGTTTGGACTTATGCTCAGTGCCTTTCTTGCAGCCTATCTTTCCACATTGGCCACTCATTTAAATTGGGGAGCTTCTTATCTAGTCAATGACCTCTGGAAACCAATGGTACAACCAGGAAAATCCGACTCCTACTATTTAAAAGTATCGTATGCAGTGCAGATTATAACAGCTGTTTGTTCTTTTTTTCTTGCCGTTTTCGGAATGGAAACCATTAAAGGAGCATGGGTGTTTTTACTCGAAGCATCTTCTGGGATTGGATTTATCTTAATTGCTAGGTGGTTCTTTTGGCGGATCTCTGCCTGGACCGAAATTTTGGCTTTTATCCTTTCACCTTTATTGTATTTACTTTTTTCTATTTACTTAAAGATAGAATTTCCTTATTCGATTCTTTATACAGCGGTTTCTTCGGCTGTTTTACTCATCCTTTCGACCTACATATTTCCAAATACAAGTAGTAATATCTTACTTCAATTTTACACTAAAACCAAACCACCTTATTTTTTTTGGAAGGGACTCTTTCAAAAAGAGAATCAAACACAAATCATATATCCCAATAGGTTGAATGTATCTTTACTTGGAACTCTTTCTGGATTGTCGTTTGTGTTTGGTGGATTGTATTCTATCCAATGTTTCATGTGGAAGGATGGAGAAATTTTGATTGGACTTCTCTTTTTTCTATTAGGACTTCTTGGACTTTACCTATCCCTTCGTTCCTTACAAAATCGATCTGAAATGTAAATTCTACTTAATAAGGTGAATATCGAATTTCCGTAATCACCTGTGTAAACAGATTACGGCTTTTAGTATCATCAATATTCGTAGTTTGAAAAGCCATCATCGAATGATCACAATCTGCTACATTGATTTGTTTGTATGTTAAGTTTCCTAGTCTGGCACTATTAGCCGGCACGATTCCATCTGATTGCGTAAAACCAGCATTCGATAAGATATTACAACCCGAATTATAATAAAAGGTTTCAGCAACTGTACAATTACTCATCACTCCAGCAAAACTAATAAATTTACTATTTAAGTTTGTATCTAGAAAAGACTGGTTCAGTGTATCCAACACTAAATTTTCTGCGCCCACCAGTGCCGTTTGTCCAGTGCCATTGTTGGTATAACCCAGTTCCGAACCACCTTGAGTACCCACAAGATAATTACCCAAATCATTTAGGAAGGGATTACTTGCTAAAAAACTAGATGTAGCAAAAGGAGAACCAAATTGGGGACTTCCCAAAGTTACAACCAGCCGAACAAAGGGAAGGTCTCCCACTTCTTTTGACAAGGCAACTCTTGTGACAAGACCTCCCATGGAATGGGCCACAATATAAACTTGATCAGAATCGATAAAATAACCACGTAAGGTAGAATGAAACTGGCGTCCGTTGACAAGTATACTATTGGAAGTTCGATAGGTATAAAGATAAAAATCGAATTCTGAATTCGCTGAATCTCGTCCTTCCTGAAAGTGAATGAGACCATTAGAAAAAGTATTTTTTATATTCTGAATTTTTTTCTCATCACCCGTAATGGGATCAGCATCTCTTTCTGCTGGGTTCCAACCATGAATGAGAACTATTTTCTTTTTTGCAGATTTTGGAAAAAACTCAGAACCAATGAATTGTAAATCAGAAAGATTACGAGAATAACCTGAAGAAAAACCAAATAACTTTTGATTGGGATTGGAAAGTAGGCCGAACCAAGCAAGAAACAAGGCAGCGTTGTTCACCCGTTTTTCCGATACAAACTCCTTTCTGTAAAAATCATAAACACAAGATTGGAATACAAAAACCCCTATGATAAGTAAAACTAAATATGATAAAATATTTCGCCTAACGCGAAACATTTTGTACCCGATCTAAAGTAATTCCACATGCAACAACAACATTAAGAGAAGTCACAGACCCAAATAGTGGGATTCTAGCCACATAATCAGCTTCTTCTAATAAGAGACGTTTGACTCCTTCACCTTCATTTCCCATGATGATTGCCATTTGCGTTGCATCTGGTAATGTTTCCCAAATGGATTCTTCACCTTCTTCATCGGTAGCAAGGATCCAATATTCATTTTTTTTGAGATATTCCATCCCATGCATGAGGTTTGCCACTCGATAGATTTGTAAATGGTGGACTGCACCTGCAGAAACTTTTTCCACAACAGGTGTGATGGGGGAGGTATCACGATCAGACATTAACACATGTTTAACGCCCATACATTCGGCAGTTCTCAAGATATTCCCTAAATTACCTGGATCTTGGATTCGATCCAAAATGAGTACGGGGCCTTCTCCTGCTTCTACATTTTGTTTGAACTGCTCGAATCCAAGTGATGCAAAGGATTTTTGTTTGGTACGAATGATGACATAACCTTGGTGGTTTTTATCTGAGGCAATTCGATCTAGTTCCCTTGTGGAAACGGTTGTGAATTTTACAGAATTAGGAATATAACCTCGGATTCTTTGTTTTTCTTCTGTTCCCATGGAGTCTTTGACAATGACCTCGCGAATGGTTTTGATTCCACGTTCAGGCGCCATCTGCTCCAATGACTCTAAAAATTCATAAAAATTACGTTTTCCAAAAAGTATTTCTACTGGGCTTTTTTCCATGTGGTGTTTCCTTCTTTTGTATCAGCGAGAAGGATTCCTTTTTCTTCCAACTCTTTACGAATTCTGTCGGCAGTAGAGAAATCTTTGTTTTGTTTGGCGGTCTTTCTGGCCTCTATTTGGCCAAGAATCCAATCTTCTGAAATTCCATCCAAAGTTTGGATTTGTTTTTGAAAGGAAAAAACAGCAAATAGCTCATTTGTTTTATAAAACAATGCCAAAGATTCTTTTAAGAATGTTGAATCAGATAACTCCGTTTTGGAATCCAAAAACTGGTTCACAACCCGAACCAGTTCAAAAACGGAAGCAAGGGCTTTCGGAACATTCAAATCATCAGCCAAAGAATTCATAAAATCCAAATTTATTTTTTGTAGTTCAGAATTTGAAAATTCAAAACCTTTTGATGATTTAGGTACGTTTTCCCACAAATTACCAGTTTCTAACACTCGGTAGATGGTATTTTGAATTCGTTCCATTGCTGTTTTGGATTCTTCCAACTTAGTAAGCGAAAAATTCAACTTACTTCTGTAATGTGCAGATATCAAATGATAACGAATTGAGTTTGGATCATATCCTTTTTCTAAAATATCACGTAAGGTATAAAAGTTTCCCTTACTTTTCGACATTTTTTCTCCGTCCACCAGAAGGTGTTCGCAGTGTAGCCAAGTTCCGACAAATTCTTCCTCAGGATATGCCCCATAACTTTGTGCGGCTTCATTTTCATGGTGAGGAAATAGGAGGTCAATCCCGCCGGTATGAATGTCCACACCTGATACGTATACTTTGCGAATCATCGCCGAACATTCTAAATGCCAACCTGGTCGGCCCGTGCCGATTTTTGTATGCCAACATTTTTCTTCTTCTGTCTTTTGGTTTTTCCAAAGAACAAAGTCACGAACATCATCTTTTGTGTACTCATCGGCATCATACCGAACTCCAGACTTCATACCCGAAACGTCGATTTTCGAAAGTTCTCCATAACGACTAAACTTCTGAATGGAAAAATATAAATTCCCATCCTTTTCGTAAACAAGGCCGTTCTTCTGAAGTGTTTCTACAAGTCCTACCATATCGTCAATGGACTCAGTGGCTTTTGGATAATGTTCTAATTTCTGGACGTGGAGAGTTTCCAAATCTTTAAAAAAAGCCTCTGTCCATGGTTTTGTAAATTCTTCGACGGAAATTTTTCTTTTGATCGATTCATTGATGATTTTATCATCAATGTCTGTGATGTTCATGGATTGGTTGAGTTTATATCCACCGAGCAGTAGAGAACGGCGAAGTACATCTACAAATAAAAAAGATCGAATGTTTCCAATATGTGCAAAATTATAAACGGTTGGCCCACAGGAATAAATGGATACATTCAAAGGATCTTTCGGAACAAATGTTTCCTTTTTTCCCGATTTTGAATTTTGAAATACAAAGGGAACTAAACTCATAAGGCAAAAATTTCTTTTACAAATTCTAAGTTTGCTTGTGGTTGTTTGTCTTTCCCTGCTTCATTTCCTTCTGTCGGATACAACTGCATCCGTTTATCACAGTTCATATGGTTAAACAAAGCAAAAGTGGATTTTGGATGAGAGATCACATCTTCCATTCCGCAAGAGAAGAGAGCAGGGATTTTGATTTTTTTGGCAAAGTTTAGCGCATCAAAATACGCCAATTCCTTTTTATAATCAATTTTTTTGGTGGCTCTTTTTTCTAAAAAGGGAGTGAGTTCCCGAATCCATGGATTTCCTTTTAAAGAAATTTGGTCTTTATCAATATAACAGAAGGAAGGTGTTTCTAAAATAAGTCCCTTAATTCGATCGGAATAGGCCGCACCAAATACAGAAAGGGCAGAACCAATGGACTTACCATGTAAAATGATTTGATCACCATCAATCCCGTCAGTCAAACGTAAGAACTCAATGGTTCGAATCACATCCAAATAAAGTTTTCGCATATAGAAATCTTCTTTTTGGTCGAGTCCATGTGCAAAATAATTGGGTGTCCAACCAATCGGTGCCTTTCCCGTGACTGGATCCACTGGCGCATGGATCATTTCTTCTCCATGACCACGAAGAGTGATATGGAGTTGGGCCACACCCAAATCAGAATATCCTTTTTGGATTTCTTCCGGAACAGCTAAATAATCATGAAAATAAACAACAACTGGCCTATTTCCTCTTTTTCTCGGAATCGCTAGCTTTCCATGTAACACATGATTGTCGATACTTTGAAAACTAACATCATTCAAAGATTCCCAAATGAAAGATCCTTTCAAAACCGTTTTGTAAGTGGCTTTGATTGGTACTTTCTTTAATTCAGAAATCCCTTCTTTCCAAAAACTATCTAAATCCGATGGAGGGTCCAGTTTCGGAACTGTTTGGAAACATTCATCAAAACTAACTGTTTGAGGCATGAGAATCCAACTTAGGTGAAAATTGATTTAAAAAACTATACATGGTTTGAAGTAAAAGTACAGAAATAGTCATAGGTCCAACTCCTCCTGGAACTGGAGTGTAATAAGAAGATTTATCCTTAGCTTTCGAAACTTCGATATCTCCCACATTTCCTACATTATAACCAGCATCCAAAATCACTGCACCTTCTTTGATCCAATCTGCTTGGATGAACTCTGGTTTACCAACAGCCCCAACCACAATGTCCGCCTGTTTCACAAGTTCCGGAAGATTTTTTGTTTTAGAATGACAAAGGGTAACTGTCGCATTTAAGTTCGTAAGCATTATGGCCATCGGTTTTCCGAGGATAGGTGATCTTCCCACAACTACGGCATGTTTTCCAGAAACATCAATTCCGTATTCTTGAAGTAATAACACCATTCCGTACGGAGTGCACGGGTAATAGGCTTCACTATTCATAGATAACTTTCCAAATGAAATGGTCGTGACTCCGTCCACATCCTTTTCCAAAGCGATTTCATCAAAACACAAACGTTCATCAATTTGATGAGGGACTGGGTGCTGCAAAAGAATTCCATTCACAGAAGAGTCTGCATTGAGTTTGCGAATTTCAACTAACAACTCTTCGGTGGTTGTTTCTTCTTTTAGGCGCACATATCGTGATCCCATTCCCACTTTTTCGCAAGCCTTCACTTTCATATTTACATAAGTTTCGGATGCAGGGTTATCCCCAACAAGGATGGTAGCAAGGGTAGGAACTCCCTTACCTTCGGATTTAGCTTTTGCTAATGTTTCTGCGATTCGATTTCGAATTTTTTCGGAAATCGCTTTACCGTCTAATAGGATGCTAGATTTCATTCTGTAAGTTCAAAATTTCAAAGAAAATTGAACTGGCAAACAGAAAAAACCATCCATGATTCCAAGTTTAGATCCATCACAAACCCTTTCTCAAAATTCCACATCCACTCATAGTTTACAAGGCTGGGTACAAGGAGTCAGAGGCAATAACCACGTCCAATTCCTCCAACTCCGCACCGAGGGAAAAATTTACCAAGTGGTCGCCGAAAAAGAATTTTTGGGAGAAGAAACCTTCAAAGAAATCAAAGCCCTCCCGCAAGAGGCATCTCTCATCGTTTTTGGAGAGGCAAAGGAAAATCCGAAAGCTCCGGGTGGTCAGGAATTATTCCTACATTCCTTTACTCTTGTAGGAGAGTCGTCGAACTATCCGATCACCCCCAAAGAACACGGCCCTGATTTTTTACACAACCATAGACATTTGTGGTTACGTTCCAAAAGGCAACTTGCCATCCAAAGGGTTCGTTCTGAGTTATCTTTCGCCATCCGAGAATTCTTCCGTAATGACGGATATACTCTGATCGACACACCCATCCTCACCGGTTCCATCGGGGAATCAGCAGGAACCCTTTTTTCCACCGAATACTTCGATTTAGGGCAAGCCTACTTAGCCCAAACGGGCCAGCTCTATTTAGAAACAGCTGCCTTTGCTCATTCCAAGGTGTATTGTTTTGGCCCGACATTCCGAGCTGAAAAAAGTAAAACCAGACGTCACTTAACTGAGTTTTGGATGCTCGAAGCCGAAACTGCCTTCCTCGGCCAAGATGGAAATTTGGATCTGCAGGAGCGATTTGTAAAGACCGTCCTACGAGTCACCATCGAAAGAACCGCAGAAGACTTAAAAGTCCTCGACCGAGATCCAGCGCCGCTTCTGGAACAACTGGCCAAACCGTTCCCAAGAGTGGATTACGGCGAAGCCATCAAAATTTTACAAACCGCAGGGGAAGAAATCGCCTGGGGAGAGGACATCAATTCGGACAGGGAACAAATCCTCACCACCCATTTTGGAACGGCCATCTTCATCCAAAATTTCCCAAGGGCCATCAAAGCCTTCTATATGAAACAAAATCCTAATGACCCGAATACTGTCCTTTCTGCGGATCTCATTGCTCCGGATGGAATTGGGGAGATCATCGGCGGGTCGGAAAGGGAAGAATCCTTTGATAAAATTGTGGAAAGGTTACAGGAAGAAGGACTTCCTCCCGAAGACTATTCTTGGTATTTGGACCTTCGTAAATATGGCTCTGTTCCTCATGCTGGCTTTGG of the Leptospira kanakyensis genome contains:
- the cysS gene encoding cysteine--tRNA ligase, which encodes MSLVPFVFQNSKSGKKETFVPKDPLNVSIYSCGPTVYNFAHIGNIRSFLFVDVLRRSLLLGGYKLNQSMNITDIDDKIINESIKRKISVEEFTKPWTEAFFKDLETLHVQKLEHYPKATESIDDMVGLVETLQKNGLVYEKDGNLYFSIQKFSRYGELSKIDVSGMKSGVRYDADEYTKDDVRDFVLWKNQKTEEEKCWHTKIGTGRPGWHLECSAMIRKVYVSGVDIHTGGIDLLFPHHENEAAQSYGAYPEEEFVGTWLHCEHLLVDGEKMSKSKGNFYTLRDILEKGYDPNSIRYHLISAHYRSKLNFSLTKLEESKTAMERIQNTIYRVLETGNLWENVPKSSKGFEFSNSELQKINLDFMNSLADDLNVPKALASVFELVRVVNQFLDSKTELSDSTFLKESLALFYKTNELFAVFSFQKQIQTLDGISEDWILGQIEARKTAKQNKDFSTADRIRKELEEKGILLADTKEGNTTWKKAQ
- a CDS encoding sodium:solute symporter family protein, translated to MIPFHIFDTLLFLFPFVVILFLLLRFRSKQKSTKEYFQAEGSLSWFVAGTAMVATTFAADTPLAVTEIIRGQGIAGNWIWWYMAVGGFVTVFFFSKLWKRSGASTDLELIGLRYSGKEANFLRGIKAFVIGFLLNLVILGWVNLAMLKIIPVFFPEWTPSHILIYLLLFGVFYTSIAGLRGISYIDVFQFFLAWIGCILFAYFAVNLPSIGGLDGLRSKLDSSKILFFPNGSSGTLPWDHFLILLTVLWWSSWYPGSEPGGGGYIAQRILATKNENAALKGSLWFVIAHYFVRPWPWILVALVSVILYPNLSDKESGKGFLMVLQEGMPKGMFGLMLSAFLAAYLSTLATHLNWGASYLVNDLWKPMVQPGKSDSYYLKVSYAVQIITAVCSFFLAVFGMETIKGAWVFLLEASSGIGFILIARWFFWRISAWTEILAFILSPLLYLLFSIYLKIEFPYSILYTAVSSAVLLILSTYIFPNTSSNILLQFYTKTKPPYFFWKGLFQKENQTQIIYPNRLNVSLLGTLSGLSFVFGGLYSIQCFMWKDGEILIGLLFFLLGLLGLYLSLRSLQNRSEM
- the gatC gene encoding Asp-tRNA(Asn)/Glu-tRNA(Gln) amidotransferase subunit GatC encodes the protein MDEKELKNIANLAKLNIEEKEVSSMLSDFSRIVQYVDEIKNLDTSSVGDDEIYEQIFYELRKDLAENGLKRDDLAKIAPSYENGYVVVPKVIET
- a CDS encoding esterase/lipase family protein, whose translation is MFRVRRNILSYLVLLIIGVFVFQSCVYDFYRKEFVSEKRVNNAALFLAWFGLLSNPNQKLFGFSSGYSRNLSDLQFIGSEFFPKSAKKKIVLIHGWNPAERDADPITGDEKKIQNIKNTFSNGLIHFQEGRDSANSEFDFYLYTYRTSNSILVNGRQFHSTLRGYFIDSDQVYIVAHSMGGLVTRVALSKEVGDLPFVRLVVTLGSPQFGSPFATSSFLASNPFLNDLGNYLVGTQGGSELGYTNNGTGQTALVGAENLVLDTLNQSFLDTNLNSKFISFAGVMSNCTVAETFYYNSGCNILSNAGFTQSDGIVPANSARLGNLTYKQINVADCDHSMMAFQTTNIDDTKSRNLFTQVITEIRYSPY
- the hisF gene encoding imidazole glycerol phosphate synthase subunit HisF — protein: MDELTKRVIPCLDIKGGRVVKGVQFVNLIDAGDPVSCAVAYEENKADELCFLDITASSDKRDILLNLVEQVANKLFIPFTVGGGIRTIEDVKAVLNKGADKVSINTSAFQNPKLLKDSSEIYGSQCIVCAIDVKFHPERKRYEVYLNGGRLETGRDALDWGKEAFEMGAGEILLTSMDKDGTKDGFDITLMKSFTSNLSIPIIASGGAGNPEHMAEVILRGGADAVLAASIFHFGEFSIQETKQTMKEMGIKVRL
- the gatA gene encoding Asp-tRNA(Asn)/Glu-tRNA(Gln) amidotransferase subunit GatA; this translates as MKDLIFLTYSEIKAKLNDGSLKSKDLVSAYLERIEGADSKVKAFLEINKDHILKQAEESDNRRKSGKLLSEFDGIPIGIKDNICITGEITSCSSRILENFRSPYDASVIQKLKDKGFVFFPRLNMDEFAMGSSTENSAFQTTKNPFDTSRIPGGSSGGSAAAVAASMLPVSLGSDTGGSIRQPAALCGIWGLKPTYGRVSRYGLIAYASSLDQIGPFSNDLQGISDLLEIISGLDPKDQTTAKVNHFEANSVSSVDWKGKRIGVMKSEEFNFSPDVNKRYTDLLKELESKGATLVPLDFSLLKYAIPVYYLIATAECSSNLSRFDGIRYGLRKEGSGKLDDLYSESRTQGFGPEVKRRILLGTFSLSSGYYDAYYGKAQKARVLIRKQYAEFFKSVDIIFQPTSPTTAFKVGEKTKDPIQMYQADILTTSVNLAGVPAISCPAGVDSTGLPIGLQITSSHFDESKLLSYAKSVSELEITKLPLPKEIT
- the rlmB gene encoding 23S rRNA (guanosine(2251)-2'-O)-methyltransferase RlmB, producing MEKSPVEILFGKRNFYEFLESLEQMAPERGIKTIREVIVKDSMGTEEKQRIRGYIPNSVKFTTVSTRELDRIASDKNHQGYVIIRTKQKSFASLGFEQFKQNVEAGEGPVLILDRIQDPGNLGNILRTAECMGVKHVLMSDRDTSPITPVVEKVSAGAVHHLQIYRVANLMHGMEYLKKNEYWILATDEEGEESIWETLPDATQMAIIMGNEGEGVKRLLLEEADYVARIPLFGSVTSLNVVVACGITLDRVQNVSR
- a CDS encoding acetylxylan esterase; its protein translation is MPQTVSFDECFQTVPKLDPPSDLDSFWKEGISELKKVPIKATYKTVLKGSFIWESLNDVSFQSIDNHVLHGKLAIPRKRGNRPVVVYFHDYLAVPEEIQKGYSDLGVAQLHITLRGHGEEMIHAPVDPVTGKAPIGWTPNYFAHGLDQKEDFYMRKLYLDVIRTIEFLRLTDGIDGDQIILHGKSIGSALSVFGAAYSDRIKGLILETPSFCYIDKDQISLKGNPWIRELTPFLEKRATKKIDYKKELAYFDALNFAKKIKIPALFSCGMEDVISHPKSTFALFNHMNCDKRMQLYPTEGNEAGKDKQPQANLEFVKEIFAL
- a CDS encoding undecaprenyl-phosphate glucose phosphotransferase, producing MLKERSQSFKLLFLVTDFFIALTSFVFAYVIRYYLSPDSSFQIQTIEPINYLILGIVLGFSQVLAFLSIDLYHPRRGLSFSDELFAIITGVILNLLVVLSLLFFFRGESFSRLVIGYFAVCTVILTSFSHFVLRSLMQYLRSKGFNLKSVLIIGTGKSASNFSETLRKHSIYGYTVKGFVAGKKNLSSKKLHTVTTTGKLESYVEENNIDLIVYALSHEEGDSLKEVIDIADFHGIDLKVIPSYEEIVTAKGRVEVLDGIPIISIRNIPLRLGYNLVLKRSFDILFSLFFILLFSPFYLLIALLVKLTSKGPVFYKQERVGLDNKVFGMIKFRSMVVQTKEKSDTLWTVKDDPRVTAVGAVLRKLSLDETPQFFNVLLGDMSVVGPRPERPFYVEKFRNEHQQYMRRHAAKAGITGWAQVQGFRGDTSIEKRIEADIFYIENWSLLLDIKIILLTPLKTIIDRNAY